A segment of the Candidatus Eisenbacteria bacterium genome:
GATCCCGACGTTGCCGACCCTTCGAGCCGCCAGCTGGTGATCCAGATCGACCAGCCGTACGCCAACCACAACGGCGGGCACATCCTGTTCGGGCCGGACGGCATGCTGTACATCGGCATGGGCGATGGCGGCAGCGGCGGAGACCCGCACGGACATGGGCAGAACCGCTCCACCCTGCTCGGCGACCTGCTCCGGATCGACGTCGACTCCGGATCCCCCTACGCCGTCCCTCCGGACAACCCCTTCGCGAGCAGCCCGGGCATGCGGGGCGAGATCTGGGCCTGGGGCCTGCGCAACCCCTGGCGGTTCTGCTTCGACCCGCCGGCGGGGCTCCTCTACATCGCCGACGTGGGCCAGAACCAGTGGGAGGAGATCAACGTCGTTGGCGCCCGCGAGCCCGGCCTGAACTTCGGGTGGAACCAGATGGAGGGGGCCCACTGCTACCGTTCCAATTGCGATCCGAAGGGACTGGTCCAGCCGGCGGTCGAGTACGGCCATGGCGATGGGTGCTCGATCACCGGGGGGTTCGTCTACCGCGGGAGCCGGATCCCGGCCCTGGTGGGCCACTATTTCTATGCCGACTACTGCCAGGGCTGGATCAGGAGTTTTCTCTGGCGCGGCGGCCACGTCATCCAGCATCGGCAGTGGGAGCTTCCCAATCCGGGATCCATCCTCTCCTTCGGACAGGACTCTGCCGGGGAGCTTTACGTGCTCACTGGAAACGGTCGCGTTTCCCGACTCGGCGGGAAGCCGGCGAACTGACCATTCGAGCACCATCGGCCATGAATCATTGAAAAATAAGGAGCCCGGAAGCATTCCGGCCCGAGATTAGGCTTGAACTTCGCCGGGCCTTGTGGCAACTTTGTCAAGCGCCGAGCCGCAGGTTGACTCCTAGGCCTCTCGGAAACTAGCCCCCGAGTCATCATGGCTGCTCGATACGTCGTCCCGTCCGTCCGGGCGGCCGGGCGAACCGAGTGTACAGTTCATGCGAATCGCCAGGAGGTGACCGCCGAACTTCGTCGCGAGACAAGCTCCAGTTCGCTCCCGCTCTGATGCACCCGCGCGGGGGCAGTGGTCATGTCCCCCATGACCGGCCCCTATGCACCCAGGAGAACAAGCCATGACGCGATTCAAACTCATCCCGTGGTTGGCGATTCCGGCCTTGCTCCTGCTCGGGCCGGTGGCGCCGACCGCCACTGCAGCGACCCCCCAGGCGTCCGTGTCGACGGAGGACGGTCTCCAGTACCTCCCGATGGACGAAGCACCCGCTTGGCTCGAAGCTTCAGGCAGCACTCGCCTCACGACCAGCGCTGGTGAGGTTACGGTCGCACAGTACGGGGCGGCTGACTTCCTGGTCGCGAACCGGAATCGCTTCCTGGCGGTTCGGTTCGACCTGCCGTTCGGTGCTCCGTACACCATCACGAATCTGGCGTTCGCTTCCCGGGTGCAGATCCCGAATGCGACTCCGGGTCGCGATTTCGCTTCGTTCCGCAGCGTGCGAGTGCTCGGCGCCGACGTGAACGGCAACCTGGACAAGACGCAGACCCTGTTCCGGTACAACCGGTACAGGGGAAGCAACAACGGCGGCGTCAACAACATCCCGCTCAACATTGACGGAGCCACCGGCGGCACCTACTACGCCGTGTTCGAGTTCCCGGCGCCCGTCTCGGGCGTGGCCGATACCTTCCCGTTCCTGTTCACGGACATCATGAACACCGAGGCCGGCTACTTCGCGAACTCCTACGCCCCGGACACCTCCGGTGGCGTGTCTCTTCCTCCCGGCCCCGGAACCTTCACCGGCTCCACCTTGCTGGCGGATCAGAACATCAACGTCGCGCTGACCTGCATGCTCACCGGCACCGTTCCGCCTGGCCCGCCCACCGGCACGGGTATGAACGCGCGTGACTCGCAGTACGTCTTCTCGTCGACGGTTTCCGCCGGCGGCCATGGACTCGAGCTCGTCCGCAGAGACGCGGGTTGGACGACGGTTGGCTCGGGTGGCTCCGGCAAGGTCGTGCTCGCCTCGGCTCCTGCCGGCATCTACGGCATGCGCACCGCCGGCGGTGGCGCCACGAGCGTGGTGTCGAACGTCGTCGTGGTCGGCAGCTACACGGTCGTCGCGGCGGGCGCACCGCTCGCAGCCGACGCCGACGAGCCCAACGGCAGGATGAGCGAGGACGAAGGAACCGCACTCACGGTGCCGGTCTCCGGTCACGCGGCAACCATCTGGCCGGCTGGGGACGAAGACAACTACTGGTTCTACGCACGTCCTGGCGACGAGGTGTCGGTCTTCGCGGCCCCGACGTTCGGGGACTTCCGCAACGATCTGGATCTCGTGGTCCAGCTGGTCGACAACTCCGGCGACGTGCTGGCGACCGCGTCCTCTCCCGCTCCGGGTGAAGCCGCTTCGCTGGTCTTCACGATCCCGGCTCAGGGCGGCTCGAACAGCCTGCGCCGCCACTTCGTCCACATCGTCGACAAGTCGGGCTCCGAGCTCGATCCGGTGGGCGCTCCGCGCTCTCTGGTTCCGCCCACGTACAGCCTGGACGTGAGCGTCCAGACCCCGGCGCAGATCCAGTCGTTCGGACCGGCCGACGCCCCCGTCTCCGGCTTGCTGAGAGGGGACGAGTTCGCGTTCGTGAACGCTGGAGCAAACCCGGTGCGGGGCAACGCGAGCTTCGGCTTCGTGATTCCTCGCAGCTCGGGCTCGGGCACGTCGGTGAAGCTGCGCATCTACGACGTGAGAGGCCGCATGGTGACCACGCTCGTGAACGGGACCCGCGGTGCGGGCACCCACTTTGCCTCGTGGTCGGGACATGATTCACGTGGCAACCGTGTCTCTTCCGGGCCGTACTTCGCGCGCCTGGATGCCGGTCGCTATAGCCACGTGGTCCGTATCGACCTCGTCAAGTAATCCCGACAGAAAGAGAATCCGTGGGGGCCGGCTTCAGGCCGGCCCCTGCTGATTTGAGCCAAGACCATGAGAATCCCCCACCGCATCTCGCGGCAACGTTCCATGGCGCTCCTGGCAGGGACGCCCCTCCTGCTCGCGGGCCTCGTGTTGGCAGTGCCCGCGCAATCCGGCCAGGACTGGTTCCCTCCCGCGGCCGCCCAGCTGGTCGCACCCAATGTCACGTTCCAGCCCGGCCAGCCGCGCACGTATTCGTTCGTCATTCGCGCCAACGGGGTGCCCGGCAACTTCCGCTGGACCGCGGTCCCCTCCGGGACCACGGCAACCATCTTCACGCCGCAGCTCAGCGCAACCACCGGGACCGTCGCCCTCGCCGGCGATCAGCAGACCACCGTCTCCATCACCGTCACGGTCCCCCTCAGCGCGCCCAATCCTTCGACGGGGTTCATCACCTTCAAGCTCGCCTATGACCCCGACGGAGGACAGGCGGCCCAGAACGCGCTTTGCACGGTGCGCGCGGCCACCGGGGGCCGGCCCGAGTTCTATCCGTCGCCCTTCGTGCTCTCCTCTCCCGCCGGCGCGCCGGCCACCGTCACCTACAACCTGCGCAGCCTCATCGGGACGTCGGAGCAGTTCAATATCAGCCTCACGACGCCTTCGAACCCGGACAGCTTCAATGCGCTCAACCGCTTTCCCTACACCCCGCCGCCCACGACGGTCACGTTGCCGGGCGCGGCGACGATCCAGGTCTCGGTGCCGGTCTATCTGCCGGGGAACATCTGGCCGGGGAACCTGAACCTCTACAACATCACCGCGCAGAGCACGTCCGACCTCACCAAGCTGTCCGATGCCCGCGGCTTTGCGATGGCGTCGGCCCCCGATCCTGATTCGCTGCCGACAGG
Coding sequences within it:
- a CDS encoding FlgD immunoglobulin-like domain containing protein, whose product is MTRFKLIPWLAIPALLLLGPVAPTATAATPQASVSTEDGLQYLPMDEAPAWLEASGSTRLTTSAGEVTVAQYGAADFLVANRNRFLAVRFDLPFGAPYTITNLAFASRVQIPNATPGRDFASFRSVRVLGADVNGNLDKTQTLFRYNRYRGSNNGGVNNIPLNIDGATGGTYYAVFEFPAPVSGVADTFPFLFTDIMNTEAGYFANSYAPDTSGGVSLPPGPGTFTGSTLLADQNINVALTCMLTGTVPPGPPTGTGMNARDSQYVFSSTVSAGGHGLELVRRDAGWTTVGSGGSGKVVLASAPAGIYGMRTAGGGATSVVSNVVVVGSYTVVAAGAPLAADADEPNGRMSEDEGTALTVPVSGHAATIWPAGDEDNYWFYARPGDEVSVFAAPTFGDFRNDLDLVVQLVDNSGDVLATASSPAPGEAASLVFTIPAQGGSNSLRRHFVHIVDKSGSELDPVGAPRSLVPPTYSLDVSVQTPAQIQSFGPADAPVSGLLRGDEFAFVNAGANPVRGNASFGFVIPRSSGSGTSVKLRIYDVRGRMVTTLVNGTRGAGTHFASWSGHDSRGNRVSSGPYFARLDAGRYSHVVRIDLVK
- a CDS encoding PQQ-dependent sugar dehydrogenase; protein product: MSATLFLIATEATFLASAGCMAAENGLPLRRARGLALETVASGLEDPVYLTAPPGDPRLFVVEQSGRIRIIRDGAVLPQPFIDLIALVGYGGERGLLSMAFHPRYAQNGYFYVNYTDRSGDTRVERFRVGSDPDVADPSSRQLVIQIDQPYANHNGGHILFGPDGMLYIGMGDGGSGGDPHGHGQNRSTLLGDLLRIDVDSGSPYAVPPDNPFASSPGMRGEIWAWGLRNPWRFCFDPPAGLLYIADVGQNQWEEINVVGAREPGLNFGWNQMEGAHCYRSNCDPKGLVQPAVEYGHGDGCSITGGFVYRGSRIPALVGHYFYADYCQGWIRSFLWRGGHVIQHRQWELPNPGSILSFGQDSAGELYVLTGNGRVSRLGGKPAN